Proteins encoded together in one Psychrobacter sp. 28M-43 window:
- a CDS encoding IclR family transcriptional regulator: MPKVSSITRVLEIIEAVSYASKPLSPLELSQELDIPKPTIHRLIQNLVDDGFLTVDIGGGIIPGKRVRNLSVELWQQRLFFNERQMILQKLVDELKETCGIGIPYHMDMIYTNRAQTTLPLQIYLPVGAKSPMWCTATGKLYLSQLSTTSRMKILQGLPLDKFTKNTITDINELNAELDRIADTGIGIDNEEFISEMVAVAVPILDKKSRYLASLYLHAPTIRVSLDDLLTHVPRLQKAAQDVQTLVYDLQS, from the coding sequence ATGCCTAAAGTATCGTCGATTACCCGTGTCCTAGAAATCATAGAAGCAGTGTCCTATGCTTCAAAACCGCTTTCTCCACTCGAGCTCTCACAAGAGCTAGATATCCCTAAACCGACCATTCATAGATTGATTCAAAACTTGGTTGATGATGGTTTTTTGACTGTTGATATTGGTGGCGGCATTATCCCTGGTAAGCGCGTACGCAATTTGAGCGTTGAGTTATGGCAACAACGACTGTTCTTTAACGAGCGACAGATGATTTTGCAAAAACTGGTTGATGAGCTAAAGGAAACGTGCGGTATTGGCATTCCCTATCATATGGATATGATCTATACCAACCGCGCTCAGACGACCTTGCCACTACAGATTTATCTTCCTGTTGGGGCAAAGTCACCCATGTGGTGTACAGCAACTGGTAAGCTCTATCTAAGCCAACTATCTACAACTAGCCGTATGAAAATACTACAAGGGTTGCCACTAGATAAGTTCACTAAGAATACGATTACTGATATCAATGAATTGAATGCCGAGCTTGATCGCATTGCTGATACTGGTATCGGCATTGATAACGAGGAGTTTATCTCTGAGATGGTCGCAGTGGCTGTCCCTATACTGGACAAAAAGTCACGCTATCTGGCTTCTCTCTACTTACATGCGCCCACCATACGGGTATCACTTGACGATCTGCTGACTCATGTACCACGCCTACAAAAAGCCGCGCAAGACGTTCAGACGCTCGTCTACGATCTACAAAGCTAA
- the mmsB gene encoding 3-hydroxyisobutyrate dehydrogenase: protein MNNNSKPDIAFIGLGNMGAPMAENLLKAGYELSVFDLSEAATQRLAQAGASVAKSPKDAASNAQVVISMLPAGQHVHSVYLGDSGSDGLLAELPEGTLVIDSSTIAAADARKVAEAASKLGIDFLDAPVSGGTGGAVAGSLTFIVGGDDAAFAKAEPILAVMGKNIFHAGEHGAGQVAKICNNMLLGILMAGTAEAINLGVKNGLDPKVLSDIMLQSSGRNWTLEVYNPYPKVMENVPSSNGYQGGFMSKLMQKDLNLAMQTAQDTQVDTPMGAKATELYASHTVENSDKDFSSIIGRHDVSLLS from the coding sequence ATGAATAATAACTCTAAACCAGATATTGCCTTTATTGGACTTGGTAATATGGGTGCGCCAATGGCAGAGAACTTATTAAAGGCAGGTTACGAGCTATCTGTCTTTGATTTGTCTGAGGCTGCAACCCAGCGCCTAGCACAAGCAGGGGCTAGTGTCGCAAAAAGTCCTAAAGATGCTGCAAGTAATGCTCAAGTTGTGATTAGTATGTTGCCTGCAGGTCAGCATGTACATTCGGTGTACTTGGGTGATAGTGGCTCTGATGGTCTGCTAGCAGAGTTGCCAGAAGGCACGCTTGTGATTGACAGTAGTACGATTGCGGCAGCTGATGCAAGGAAAGTAGCAGAGGCGGCAAGTAAGCTTGGGATAGACTTCTTAGATGCACCAGTCTCTGGTGGTACAGGCGGGGCAGTTGCTGGTAGTTTGACCTTTATCGTTGGTGGCGATGATGCTGCTTTTGCTAAGGCTGAGCCAATACTTGCTGTAATGGGGAAAAATATCTTTCATGCTGGCGAGCACGGCGCAGGACAAGTCGCAAAAATCTGCAACAATATGCTGTTAGGTATTCTGATGGCAGGTACGGCAGAGGCAATTAATCTAGGCGTCAAGAATGGTTTAGACCCCAAAGTGCTATCAGACATCATGCTACAGAGCTCAGGGCGTAACTGGACACTAGAAGTTTATAATCCTTATCCAAAAGTCATGGAAAATGTGCCCTCTAGCAATGGCTATCAAGGCGGCTTTATGAGCAAGTTGATGCAAAAAGATCTAAACCTTGCGATGCAGACAGCTCAAGACACGCAGGTGGATACACCGATGGGTGCCAAAGCGACAGAGTTATACGCCTCACATACTGTAGAGAATAGTGATAAAGACTTTTCTAGTATTATTGGACGTCATGATGTCTCATTATTGTCTTAG
- a CDS encoding enoyl-CoA hydratase/isomerase family protein, with amino-acid sequence MTAATTPTNDTNAQTSVNNAEQEASVLFNTESTDCGHLIGVMTLNTPKSLNALSVDMCQLLSAQLEQWQADDQVVALVLKGAGDKAFCAGGDIRKLYDSMSTSASMPNPYATEFFSHEYRLYRQMHFYPKPLILWGDGIIMGGGMGLMAGCSHRLVTERTRFAMPEVTIGLFPDASGSWFLQRMPAKTGLFLGLTGAMCNGNDALLANLAEYAIASHDYDAVIQCLKQSNWQTVDSVSSSDKYHNNSAHSIVSRALAELPVAELPDSKLATYWQPIQQLMNSGGLADIDTLLQSDTALAQLNQDFAADSWTQRAVATYRHGCPVTAVLTYALYHKVADLSIEQVLYLETNVAVHCAANPDFKEGVRALLIDKDRNPKWSRSLADCLSVEGQAYIDQHFVNPYPKGEHPLGGWLGKDALGSQYVG; translated from the coding sequence ATGACAGCAGCTACGACACCGACGAACGACACTAACGCGCAAACATCAGTAAATAATGCAGAACAAGAAGCGTCTGTATTATTCAATACTGAGTCGACGGATTGCGGACATTTGATTGGGGTCATGACGCTCAATACCCCAAAATCACTTAATGCACTCAGCGTTGATATGTGTCAATTGCTCTCAGCACAGTTAGAGCAATGGCAAGCCGATGACCAAGTGGTTGCGCTTGTATTAAAAGGTGCAGGCGACAAAGCGTTCTGTGCGGGCGGCGATATTCGTAAGCTCTATGACAGCATGTCTACCAGTGCATCAATGCCAAACCCGTATGCTACTGAGTTTTTCAGTCATGAGTACCGTCTCTATCGTCAAATGCACTTTTATCCGAAACCACTGATACTTTGGGGTGATGGCATCATCATGGGCGGCGGGATGGGGCTGATGGCAGGATGCAGTCATCGTCTGGTCACTGAGCGCACGCGTTTTGCCATGCCTGAGGTCACCATTGGACTGTTCCCTGATGCTTCTGGCAGTTGGTTTTTGCAGCGTATGCCTGCTAAGACGGGTTTGTTTTTAGGTCTAACTGGTGCGATGTGCAATGGCAACGATGCGCTATTAGCTAATCTGGCAGAGTATGCTATTGCCAGCCATGATTATGATGCCGTTATCCAATGTCTCAAACAGAGCAACTGGCAAACGGTAGATAGCGTTAGTAGTTCAGATAAATACCATAACAATAGTGCACATAGTATTGTTAGCCGTGCGCTTGCTGAGCTGCCAGTCGCTGAGCTGCCAGATAGTAAGCTTGCAACATATTGGCAACCTATTCAGCAACTGATGAATAGTGGCGGTTTGGCTGATATTGATACGCTGCTACAAAGCGATACTGCGCTCGCACAGCTAAACCAAGATTTTGCAGCAGACAGCTGGACGCAGCGCGCAGTCGCCACTTATCGCCATGGCTGCCCAGTAACAGCAGTGTTAACCTATGCGCTGTATCACAAAGTCGCTGACCTATCCATCGAACAAGTACTGTATTTAGAGACCAATGTCGCAGTACATTGCGCGGCCAATCCTGATTTTAAAGAAGGCGTGCGGGCATTGTTAATTGATAAAGATAGAAATCCTAAATGGTCGCGTTCATTAGCAGACTGTTTAAGTGTAGAAGGGCAGGCGTATATCGATCAGCATTTTGTCAATCCTTATCCAAAAGGTGAGCATCCTTTGGGCGGTTGGCTGGGTAAGGATGCCTTGGGTAGTCAGTATGTCGGCTAA
- a CDS encoding enoyl-CoA hydratase yields MTDYTNLQLSIDGHTATLTLNNPPAHTWTMDSLHALKKLITDLNTNDDVYALIVHGDGEKFFSAGADLNNFSDGDKGRAISMAIAFGEAFEALSAYRGVSIAVINGYAMGGGLECALACDIRIAEAHAQMALPETGVGLLPCAGGTQNLPMLVGEGWAKRMILCGERVDADTALRIGLVEEVAAKGEGLQVAQALAKKVAKQSPVAVSYSKQLIQAARDTPPAQNLIHEREAFVKLFDTKDQREGVQAFLEKRKPNWQNK; encoded by the coding sequence ATGACAGACTATACAAATCTACAGCTATCAATTGATGGCCATACCGCAACATTGACGCTGAATAACCCACCGGCACATACGTGGACGATGGACAGTCTACATGCACTTAAGAAACTCATTACCGACCTCAATACCAACGATGATGTTTACGCATTAATCGTGCATGGAGATGGCGAAAAGTTCTTTTCAGCTGGTGCAGATTTAAATAATTTTTCAGACGGCGATAAAGGCCGCGCAATAAGTATGGCGATTGCATTTGGTGAGGCGTTTGAAGCATTGTCTGCCTATCGCGGTGTCAGTATCGCTGTCATTAACGGCTATGCGATGGGCGGCGGACTTGAGTGTGCATTGGCCTGTGATATCCGTATCGCAGAAGCGCACGCCCAGATGGCATTGCCAGAGACAGGCGTAGGATTATTACCATGTGCTGGCGGCACGCAAAACCTACCTATGTTAGTAGGGGAAGGTTGGGCAAAACGCATGATACTGTGCGGTGAGCGGGTCGATGCAGATACGGCATTGCGTATCGGTCTGGTTGAAGAGGTCGCGGCCAAAGGCGAAGGGTTGCAAGTCGCTCAGGCCTTGGCAAAAAAAGTCGCTAAGCAATCACCCGTCGCCGTCAGTTATTCCAAGCAACTTATTCAAGCGGCTAGAGACACCCCGCCTGCGCAGAACCTCATCCATGAGCGTGAAGCTTTCGTGAAGTTGTTTGATACCAAAGATCAGCGCGAAGGGGTACAAGCATTTTTAGAAAAGCGTAAACCCAATTGGCAAAACAAATAA